AGCGCAATGAATACGGAGACAAAATAAATATAGCTTTTAAGGTTTCTTTTCAACCTCTTTTTAAGCCACGAGAGGACCTATAGATAGCTTACAAAGCCTTTAAATGCCCAAAGATCAGTCATTACCTTATTTTATTCCCGGCTCAGGTCTTCTGATTCTTGAATCTATTGTTCCCTTTAATATTCCAGAAGCATGCTTTCAGCTATACGCTGCTTGCTACAAACTCATTTAAAATAAAAGTTTTGTAGCTTCTGGTACTTTTTTTGTATAGCTCTCTTAAATTCTTAAGATATTCTTCTTTTAGCCTGACCTTTTTAACTAAATTCATCTCTCTTTCGGGTACTTTTAATTTGAAGCAGTTCGCGTAAATTTTCCAAGCGCAATTGAAATATATCTTTAAAAAAGACTTTTTTTGTAAGCAGTGAGGATGATTCTTACGCCAAAACAGCGTAATGATTTTTTAATGCAATAAAATTAGTTTTAACAACGGCATGCCGATTGCACTAAAAAAATAAAATAATTTCAAAAAAGAAGATATTTTTTTGCGATAAACTTAAAAAAAGGTAAATTTCACATGTGCAAAGTCAATTACTATAAGTCATTACTTTTAACTGCCCTAACAGTTTTTGGATATTCTAAATCTCATGCGCAGAGCGCTTGTTTGAAAATTTTTAGTGATAATCAAGTATCGAGTACGGCAAAAACCGGAAAGTTGGATAGTATTTTTTCTTCTTCGGATATTCGTATGTTGGGGCGACTGTCAACGGTGTCAAATAATGATAGAAGATTAGATAACTATTGGATTCATCGCCTAGAGACTGTTAATGCAATGGATCGTGTGTTACTTGACCCTAAACCCTGGTTTAAGCTCGGCCATCAGTCTGTTGTTGTGTCTAGGTTAGAAAAATTAATTGAAGCAGACCCCAGTTTTTTAAAGCTTATTGAAGAGAGTGGATCTTACGTGCTTTCTTATTTAAAACTAGAAGAGGGAAAGAAAGGAAACGATCAATTATTTTCGGAAGGGAAAGAAATTTTATTATTTCTTTCGGAGGTAGCTGGAGCTCTTGATTTCACAAAGCCCACCATCCAAGATGATTTAAATAGGGCCTATGGTTTGGCTAATGCTTTAAGAAACGAGTCTCGTAATTTTTCACATCCTACGGATAGGGAACTCGCTATATTGAATTTCTTCGAAAATATTAAAAGCAAAAAAGATGACCTTATTCTGAGAGAGACTGACATGAAGTTAGTCCTAAGAGCACAACTTTATTATAAAGAATCGTCATTGGGTCAATATATTGAGAGACTTGTTGATCGCAGGCAAAGCAGGAAGTGGGTTTCATTAAGAGACAATAACTCCAAGTCCCTCGAGCAAAGAGTTAAGGATTTAGTTATCAATATTGGATGGAAATGGAGTTCTGAGTCTAATATTTTATACGCTTTTTACAAAGGAGACCATGGAATTGGTATACCTGTAGTTTTTAGCAAATCTTCTTCGCTGCAATATAAAGACTTTATACCTCTAATGCAAACAAGAGATCTCTTTGGAGGAGGTTTCAAGTCCTTGCCTGGAAATTATGCTTACACTGCTATTGAGCTTACTTTAGAATCAAGGTTTTTTGATTTACCAATAAGTGTTTCCGGAGTTATCCGCCACAAAAAAGGTAGAGATGCTAAAGGTAGATTTACATCTATTCCTTACTTAGAAATAGAATCTGTTGGCAAATCCGCTGTATCAACACTATCCGCTCACCAGGCTATTGCGGAATATGGTAAATGGTATCAAAAGGAATTGATTAAGGAAATGAATAGGAAGGCGGATAGAGAAAAAGACAGAGAATCCCATCGGCTTGCAATGATTGTTACTGAAGCTATAATTCGCAGTATGGGGCCACCCGTACAAGCCCGTAGTAGGACTCCTGAAGATAGAGCAGTAAATGATTTCCTTGTAGAAGCCGCTAGAAAATACCCAGCTGCCACAGTAGATGAAATTGCAGATTATCAAGCAAGAAATGAAGCAGCTAATGCCGAGAGAAGACGAGCCAAAATAGAAAGTGAGCAGCAAAGAGCAGAAGCTTCTCATTCAGGAAGAGAAAGTAACTCAAACTCTATGTACAGAGGTGTAGTTTCAGATCCAGATGTAATGAATGCTCATGATGCTGCTCTGCAAAGGGCAAACGAAAGCAATAGAGATATGAGTATTCTAGATTCTGATATTGATTAGTAAGCACTTGCTAATCACTGTATAGGTAAGGTCAAAAAACCTTCCCTTTTTTTATTCCAGTTTAGAAGACATCAAGACAACATGAATGGCGGATACCACCCCTCACCTTAGACAAAGTAACACCATAATTTCTGTATATGCGAGGGAGCCCCTATTCTTCTAACTCTGTATGCTTCAAAGTCAAATCAATAGACTCAAGCTTTATATGCTCTTCCCGATCCTGGAACCCAAGTTCCTTGAGCTTTCTGACCGACGGGAGCACCCTTGTATCCAATGAACTCATAGAATCATTGTAGGACTTTACGGCACCCTCAAGGTTGGCGCCCAGTTTTGATAAATGCTTAAGCCATGGAGTCAATCGATCGTAGAATTCCTTTGCCTGATTGATCATCCCTTGCGCATTTTCTGTAATTTGATTTTGGCTCCAACCGTAAGCAATCGCCTTAAGCAATGCCACAAGAGTCGTTGGAGTTGCGATGATGATTTTTTCTTTTAGCGCATCTTCTATAATTGATTTATCGATTTCAACCGCTGCGCCCAAAAGTGCTTCGTTAGGAATAAACAATACCGCAAATTCTGCAGAATGTTCGAATTGTTCCCAATAACTTTTCTTGGAAAGGTCTTGAACTCTTGTTCTTAGGTTTCTAGCGTGTCTTTCTAGAGCCTTCTTTTTTTCTTCTGGAGTTGGAGCATCTACAGCATCAAGGAATGCATCGAGAACTGCCTTGGAATCCACCACCACCACACGATTATTAGGAAGTCTAACGATCAGATCAGGCTTCTGCAAATTCTTTTCCCCGTCTCTTACAGCCACTTGTTCGTCAAAATCACAGAACTGATTCATGCCCGCAAGTTCCACCACACGTTTCAACTGGATCTCACCCCAACTGCCACGAACTTCGGGACGTCTTAGTGCTTTTGAAAGTGAGCTCGCCTCTTCTTTTAATTTTTCACTCGTGATTGTCACTTGAGTCAATTGTTGAGCGATCTTTCCAAACTGCTCGTTTCTTTCTTTTTCTACCGTCGTTAAATCTGTTTGAAGTTTCGAGAGCGTGTCCTTCATTGGGTTTAAAAGTTTTTGAAATTCCAAAACCTTTTCATTCAATGTCCCATTGGCTTCCGTAGTCTTTTTGTCCAATCTCTCTGTCGCTAGATTTAAAAAGTTTTTGGACTGGCTCTCTAAGGTTTCAGATGCTAGCCCTTTAAAAATCTTTTCCATTTGGTTTTGTGTATCCTGGAAGAAAGATTTTTGCTCTGCCAAACGCTTGTCCGTTTCTTGAACTCGGAGCTCTTTCTCAGTTTTTTCCCTAGCCAATTCCGACTTCACTTTAAAAAGATAAGCGCCAAGAGCAAAACTCACTACCCACCCTAATAGTCCAATAATGCTTTCCATGTTTTACCTATTCCGTCTTTTTTGCGTCATCGGATTCTTTGCCGCGAGTTTTCAAAGCTTCTTTTTGGATTTGGATCTTTGCCAATAACCCTTTTAGATTTGCCACGTATCTGTGAGATCTAATCTGAGTCGTGGATGGCAAATATACTTTTTCTAAAGTTTTTGTAAGCGTGCTTTCCGCAATGTTCAGTTTCTTTTGTTCTAATTCAATTTGCGCCTTCAATACGGCAGCTCTGATCATATTGTCGCCATAAGAACCTTCAAGCGCGCTCTTCGCATAAATGTAAGCCTTATCCACGCTCCCAGTATCAAAAAGTGCCTTTGCATAGTAATAGTTGAACGCAAACTCTGTTCTGTAAATTTTTACGAGATCACCAAAGATTTTTAACGCTTCTTCGTTCATTCCCGCCTTCACCAAACAAAAACCTCTCTCCATCTGAGCACCACGAGGAGTCTTGAGAGGAGATTTTTCTGAAATCTTTTTGTAGTCTTCTGCACAAGACGCAAAGTTTTGGCGAGATGATGTGCCCTCCTCTAGATTCTCAAAAGCACTTCCCAAATTGTAGTAGAGTTCAGCTCTAGTAAACTCAGAAGAATCAATCTCGGTCCCTGCGGCCCAAGTGGCAACGCTTTCTTTTACCTTCTCAATTCTCTTCTTAAGTGCTTCTGGATCTTTTTCTGAAAGAGCCATCGCCCATTGGCTAGCTAAAATATCTTTTGGATTTTCATCGATAAGTTTTGCGAGAACTTCCGCGGCTTCTTTTGGCTTATTGTCATTTTCAAAAATTTTATAATCTGCAATCAAAGAAAGTTTCTTGGCCTCAGGACTTGTTTGCTTTAAGAGCGTGATCTTGGTGTTGGCAGGTTCGTCTCTATCGAGTTGCCATTGAGCAAGTCTAAGGACGTCTTTTTCTAGCGCCATACCTTTTTCAACTTTAGACACCACCATCTCGATTGGATTGTCTTTTTGTGCTAGCTGTGCACCTAACCAATTTGAAACTGCCGTTTCGGTTCTATAACCTACAAATCTTCCAATCTCATTCAATGTCGAGGTTGTTAGAACTGTCGTTGGGTATCCACCGATTTTGAATTTTTCTTTTAGGTCCCAAGAAATATCTGAATCCACATCCAAGATCAATTTCACAACGCCCTTGGCCTGATCTTGGAACTTTTTGTTTTGCCATACGTTTTCATCTAGCATGTTGCATGCTGGGCACCACTGAGCCGAGAACACAATCAGCAGAGGCTGGTTTTTCTTTTTCGCTTCAGCAATTGCAAATTGATCACGGTTTTTCACAAATCCCGGAGGAGCACTGAGTTCTGCCTTAGGAACATACAAAATATTTGAAGAAACTCTTTTCTTCATGGCCTTCTTGTAACCTCTCGGCGCGCTCACTAGCACATCTAATTTTTCAAACTTACAGAAACTTTCTTTATCATCACAGATGTAAGCATTGATTTTATACATCCCCGACTCTTCAAACTGACATTGCATGAATTCTGGCTTAAGAGTTTGAGGCTTAACAAGGTTGCAATTGTTGTTGGCCTTAAGGTTGAAGTGATGACCTTCTATGGGACGAATATCAATCATCTCGTTCACTACATATTTATTGAGCATGGGTTTTAAGAGCGACTCCCCTGGAGCTTTTCCCCACATGGTTTTTTTGTCTGTCACTACGGCTCCTGATGCTTTTTCTAAGCTATTTTGCTCCTGCGCATATGTCTGTGAGTTTATTAAAGTCATCCCAACTAACAATACCATTAAAACTAAAATTCTCATGTCATCCCCAATTCGATTGATCGAACATCTTTTTCTTGTTGTTCTTTTCTCTTAACTACTTGTTGAAGTTCTTTTAATTTCGAAAACTTCAAAAATACCGAATACGCTGCTCCCACCGAAATAATAAATCCCGGAAGGCCATCTAAAAATCCTAATTTCCAAACATAAGTCTCTAAAAATTTTGAAATCGGCTTCAAAAGAAGTTTCACTAGAGAAAATTTCTTTCCACGATCATACAAATCCTGCGCACCCAAAGAGGAATAGCGATTGTTCGCATCCACTTGGTGTTTTAAATCTCTAAATACATAATGCAAAAGATTGTTCTGAAATGTGCCGATATTTTCACATTCAATTTTTTCGTGAACGTGACCGCCGCCCCATTTTGCTTTCTTGCGATTAAAAAATCTCAATTGCCTGTCAGGGTACCAACCACCGTGCTTGATCCATCTGCCCAGATGAAAGCTGAGTCTTGGCATTCTGTAGCCGTCTTGGATGGGAGTTGTATCAAATGTTTGCAAAATTTCTTGGGAGAGTCCGAGGGAGAGGGCTTCGTCTGCATCCAACGCCAATATCCAATCGTTTTTTGCAATATCCGTAGCTCTTTGTTTTTGATCTCTGAATCCTAAGAACTTTTGCACGTGAACTTTTGCCCCTAGGGAAGATGCGATCTCTCTTGTTTTGTCCTTGCTCTCCGAATCTAAAACAATGACTTCATCGGCCCACGGAACGCTCTCTATGCAACGAGCAATATTTTCTTCTTCGTTGAGAGTGATAATCACAAGAGTTATTGGTCTTTTTTCCATCTGCTCGGAGCTTACGAACCTTAGGTTAT
This genomic window from Bdellovibrionota bacterium contains:
- the rmuC gene encoding DNA recombination protein RmuC, producing MESIIGLLGWVVSFALGAYLFKVKSELAREKTEKELRVQETDKRLAEQKSFFQDTQNQMEKIFKGLASETLESQSKNFLNLATERLDKKTTEANGTLNEKVLEFQKLLNPMKDTLSKLQTDLTTVEKERNEQFGKIAQQLTQVTITSEKLKEEASSLSKALRRPEVRGSWGEIQLKRVVELAGMNQFCDFDEQVAVRDGEKNLQKPDLIVRLPNNRVVVVDSKAVLDAFLDAVDAPTPEEKKKALERHARNLRTRVQDLSKKSYWEQFEHSAEFAVLFIPNEALLGAAVEIDKSIIEDALKEKIIIATPTTLVALLKAIAYGWSQNQITENAQGMINQAKEFYDRLTPWLKHLSKLGANLEGAVKSYNDSMSSLDTRVLPSVRKLKELGFQDREEHIKLESIDLTLKHTELEE
- a CDS encoding thioredoxin family protein, which gives rise to MRILVLMVLLVGMTLINSQTYAQEQNSLEKASGAVVTDKKTMWGKAPGESLLKPMLNKYVVNEMIDIRPIEGHHFNLKANNNCNLVKPQTLKPEFMQCQFEESGMYKINAYICDDKESFCKFEKLDVLVSAPRGYKKAMKKRVSSNILYVPKAELSAPPGFVKNRDQFAIAEAKKKNQPLLIVFSAQWCPACNMLDENVWQNKKFQDQAKGVVKLILDVDSDISWDLKEKFKIGGYPTTVLTTSTLNEIGRFVGYRTETAVSNWLGAQLAQKDNPIEMVVSKVEKGMALEKDVLRLAQWQLDRDEPANTKITLLKQTSPEAKKLSLIADYKIFENDNKPKEAAEVLAKLIDENPKDILASQWAMALSEKDPEALKKRIEKVKESVATWAAGTEIDSSEFTRAELYYNLGSAFENLEEGTSSRQNFASCAEDYKKISEKSPLKTPRGAQMERGFCLVKAGMNEEALKIFGDLVKIYRTEFAFNYYYAKALFDTGSVDKAYIYAKSALEGSYGDNMIRAAVLKAQIELEQKKLNIAESTLTKTLEKVYLPSTTQIRSHRYVANLKGLLAKIQIQKEALKTRGKESDDAKKTE
- a CDS encoding glycosyltransferase family 2 protein — encoded protein: MEKRPITLVIITLNEEENIARCIESVPWADEVIVLDSESKDKTREIASSLGAKVHVQKFLGFRDQKQRATDIAKNDWILALDADEALSLGLSQEILQTFDTTPIQDGYRMPRLSFHLGRWIKHGGWYPDRQLRFFNRKKAKWGGGHVHEKIECENIGTFQNNLLHYVFRDLKHQVDANNRYSSLGAQDLYDRGKKFSLVKLLLKPISKFLETYVWKLGFLDGLPGFIISVGAAYSVFLKFSKLKELQQVVKRKEQQEKDVRSIELGMT